The Moorena producens PAL-8-15-08-1 genomic interval TAAACTAACCTTACTTGGGATTAGATAGCACCATGACTCAGATTATTTGCTTGGCTAACTCCTGGAAGCATGGCGATAGATGTATAGCTGGAATTAATTCCCTTAAACGTCAATGGATTCGTCCTGTATCTGATTTACCGGATGGTCGCATTCCGAAACCAATGCGTCAGATTGCGGGAAGAGAACCAACCTTACTGGATATTTTAGATATTCCTTTGGCTAAAACTGGACCAGACTTTGGCTTTGAGTGTGAAAATCTTTTGGTATTACCAGGACAATGGCGACGAGTAGGACAAGTTCCTGCTGGATATCTCAATAAGTTTTGTAGCCGAGAAAAATACATTCTCCATAATAATGAGCGCTATGTAACCGTGAATTTCTTGCAGTCATTACCAGTAGAGCAACGATGTACACTGCAACTGGTGAAAGCTGTAGAGTTTTTGGTTCAACCGATTGGTGTCAGACGTGAGGGTGTAGAAAAATGGGAAGGTTCACTGGTAACAGATTTTGGACAAGAATTGACTGCTACGATTACTGATCCGATATTTGTGAGGTATTTAGAGTTAGGGTATCGACCGCAAAATCAGTGTTTGGTTACGGTTAGTCTCAGCATGCCTTGGCGACCTGGTGATTGGCAAAAGGATGGTGATCCTTGTTGGAAGTTGATAGCAGGTGTTATTGAATTACCTAACAAATCAGGGAATAAACTTAGACTCGGAATGGATGATGAGCTTCCTTTTTAGGAATAAAATTTAAAGTAAAAAAAATAGCCATTAAAGTAGGGTGGGCAAAGTAATATAATTTAGAGTATTCCGAATAATTAAACAGTTTTTGCCCACCCTACAAGCTACAATATTT includes:
- a CDS encoding dual OB domain-containing protein, coding for MTQIICLANSWKHGDRCIAGINSLKRQWIRPVSDLPDGRIPKPMRQIAGREPTLLDILDIPLAKTGPDFGFECENLLVLPGQWRRVGQVPAGYLNKFCSREKYILHNNERYVTVNFLQSLPVEQRCTLQLVKAVEFLVQPIGVRREGVEKWEGSLVTDFGQELTATITDPIFVRYLELGYRPQNQCLVTVSLSMPWRPGDWQKDGDPCWKLIAGVIELPNKSGNKLRLGMDDELPF